A stretch of Glandiceps talaboti chromosome 18, keGlaTala1.1, whole genome shotgun sequence DNA encodes these proteins:
- the LOC144449254 gene encoding carboxypeptidase B-like, whose product MSVPQLLLILATLAICYGYKARYDGYKVLRVEVSSEEDFTIMKGLQEMSELDFWRFPQDVMVPPAMLQYVKHVFDNNNVVYSDMIEDVQQLIDYQTSDQTQPGIQLERYDFTRYYDLAEIDEWVKLMAETYPDLVSDFVVGTSYEGREMRALKVGTTGGTTKQIIWFHGGIHAREWISPAVTMYMTNQLIDDYNDADEEVVALFDEFEFHILPVMNPDGYDYTWTTDRMWRKTRSPNEGSPCTGTDPNRNFDHQWGGASSNPCASDYRGAFAHSEIEVKTVTDYILETSQTRDFAMFIDIHSYGQLWLTPWAYTDVEPLDYPEQYACAEAATLALTAVHGTQYVFGNLMGNVQPGFGVSVDWGYGEARIIHSNLIELRDKGEFGFLLPDDQIIPTGEETYEGLKADLQCILDHQQI is encoded by the exons ATACAAAGTATTACGTGTTGAAGTTTCCAGCGAGGAAGATTTCACGATCATGAAAGGACTTCAGGAAATGAGTGAG TTGGACTTCTGGCGTTTCCCACAAGATGTGATGGTACCACCAGCTATGTTACAGTATGTCAAGCACGTATTTGACAATAACAACGTTGTCTACAGTGATATGATAGAAGACGTGCAACAGTTGATAGACTATCAAACTAGTGATCAAACACAACCAGGGATACAACTTGAGAGATATGACTTCACACGGTACTATGATTTAGCTGAG ATAGATGAATGGGTAAAGCTTATGGCTGAAACCTATCCAGATTTAGTTTCTGACTTCGTCGTTGGAACATCTTACGAAGGACGAGAAATGCGGGCTCTGAAG GTGGGAACAACTGGAGGTACAACGAAGCAAATTATATGGTTCCATGGTGGTATACATGCCAGGGAGTGGATTTCACCGGCAGTCACGATGTACATGACGAATCAG TTAATAGACGATTACAATGATGCAGATGAAGAAGTGGTGGCGCTTTTCgatgaatttgaatttcatatCTTGCCAGTAATGAATCCGGACGGTTATGACTACACTTGGACAAcg GATCGAATGTGGAGGAAAACCAGGTCACCAAATGAAGGCTCACCATGCACTGGAACCGATCCTAATAGAAATTTTGATCACCAATGGGGAG GTGCTAGTTCAAACCCATGTGCCTCGGACTACCGTGGAGCTTTCGCTCATTCTGAAATAGAAGTAAAAACAGTGACTGACTATATCTTGGAGACAAGCCAAACTAGAGATTTTGCTATGTTTATTGATATCCATAGTTATGGTCAATTATGGTTGACACCTTGGGCATATACTGATGTAGAACCACTGGATTATCCTGAGCAA TATGCATGCGCCGAAGCAGCTACTCTTGCATTGACGGCTGTTCATGGAACTCAGTACGTTTTTGGAAACCTTATGGGTAATGTACA ACCTGGTTTCGGTGTTAGTGTCGACTGGGGCTATGGTGAAGCCCGCATCATTCATTCCAATCTAATAGAATTGCGTGATAAGGGTGAATTTGGGTTCCTACTACCTGACGACCAAATCATACCGACTGGAGAGGAGACGTATGAAGGACTGAAGGCAGATTTACAGTGTATTCTAGATCATCAGCAAATTTAA